In Alosa sapidissima isolate fAloSap1 chromosome 4, fAloSap1.pri, whole genome shotgun sequence, the following are encoded in one genomic region:
- the setd5 gene encoding histone-lysine N-methyltransferase SETD5 isoform X6 yields MSIAIALGVTTPETPYADMAAGSDPESVEASPAVNQKSYSNHSCGNVQNHGYRGLPYAMQQSSVVCCQDHNYGAPPPPTPPASPLSQTIIPRLELNGVARGRYQSPHAHAHSHAHPRPDQEHSADSETSSEEEEEEGSVPSAWCHCSLTQDGFLIKCESCRGLERRKALDGQRRKAENVSGGESSGTESGDEEVSPSTVSYTATQHTPTSITLTVNRVKRSKAKKRKKSTDKSRTTPKAKKIKAFREGSRKSMRMKNSTTEANALDENTVEGWETRIRQWTDQYEEALANQYSADVQTLLQLAKPSSPAPSPDTINRTELACNNTVLSSQMQLQVGRVTRVQKHRKILRAARDLEPDTLIIEYRGKVMLKQQFEVNGHFFKKPYPFVLFYSKFNDVEMCVDARTFGNDARFIRRSCTPNAEVRHMISEGMIHLCIYAVSQITKDSEVTIGFDYEFNSCNYKVDCACHRGNQNCPVQKHNLSPMDSLPSQPASGPALPVLPGAETRRRRARRRELEGGGAPTAGSDDSNQQPNGDAQDREHGASDAEDGLLDGMKQEEGEEGELDDNGVLISSRRSREDRAALETMERRRRRVVQGAADEPKQEPGAPEEGEVTGLSPAGPNPTSSAGTSGGVSTRRTSYATEAPVETDSKPVTAAPATPKPPPARSSKPRPKSRISRYRSGSAQRARRQRQALAQQAAEGAGGEDGAPGASQGDLGQGEGALGAGQAQDGDGYGGAGSGALGNKANLRYPKTKKYLVTEWLNDKIPERAEPEAERPLRITTDPTVLATTLNMLPGLSHASLICTAPKHYVRFGSPFTPERRRRPLAVDASYGSCKKRWIKQALDESKSSLSPEDSGVSSSSNQSNGSSYHPFKAELSAPFKKRKSKHAHEMLSSPPDSSASGSDLLLRPLSPITPPPPSDPGHSLRPALSTSCALYLGAEDEQQNGATMPYSPLTSLPTSRCNTPLQFENISSPEASPVHRPESLSPEPCLRSDFDSIRNATFPDLSMTSSLDSPVPVPEDFPAVSPSPLSLSGGGTPLTPVSTSAPGDSSTGTRSGESQAREQAFRTEFNLIYACSPLNANLGEGLGPRGPLTDRRHSQSEGSFSPAESYFGAVSGQGLLSETGAGSLSPYPEPHYGGGYPDSGTPPHPSNPPQKKKVSLLEYRKRKQGTRDTESVGSMGTPTRPSSLCPSTESPGGPRSLLQPPTSPHSSFSSPAHQAFPQIEEVSPPDLSSSSGSSAGSGPRPQEGISWIVPTTVERLREGQGVLERVLRGNLKMERALKRTDPGDHGNSRDKDADSVETDRYDLTTASPLRSPHPYSPSVYQHQPHLSEPHVTSDSSASPFRSSYSPSPSYPRPLAQDHAPQPTQSTPPTSASSSSSSSSSISSLDSSVSGTSRPVGGAVQDASYPSSSHLKASLLNSGLLSASSSPPVPRSQSHSKTDISVGGAGCGGSGLLTGGAASHASRLAQQGSGSGRGIQANSRLLSAPSSQHYPPRGAPLNQFQHPPLQGSGVRTQTGSY; encoded by the exons cccTGAGTCAGTTGAAGCGAGCCCTGCAGTGAACCAAAAGAGTTACTCCAACCACAGCTGTGGCAACGTTCAGAACCATGGCTACCGCGGACTGCCCTATGCT ATGCAACAGTCTTCCGTTGTGTGTTGTCAGGATCACAACTACGGAgccccaccccctcccacccctcccGCCTCCCCACTCTCCCAGACCATCATCCCGCGGCTGGAGCTCAATGGTGTGGCTCGCGGCCGCTACCAGTCCCCTCACGCCCACGCCCACTCCCACGCCCACCCCCGACCTGACCAGGAGCACTCGGCCGACAGCGAGACCTCgtccgaggaggaggaggaggaaggtagCGTGCCCAGCGCCTGGTGCCACTGCAGCCTGACGCAAGATGGCTTCCTCATCAAGTGCGAGAGCTGCAG GGGTCTAGAGAGGAGGAAAGCATTAGACGGACAGCGCAGGAAAGCAGAGAATGTGTCCG gtggggagAGTAGTGGCACGGAGAGTGGGGACGAGGAAGTGTCGCCCTCCACGGTGTCGTACACGGCCACTCAGCACACACCCACCAGCATCACGCTCACGGTCAACCGCGTCAAGCGAAGCAAGgccaagaagaggaagaagagcacGGACAAGAGCCGCACCACACCCAAAGCCAAGAAGATTAAG GCTTTCAGAGAGGGTTCCAGAAAATCCATGAGGATGAAG AACTCCACGACGGAGGCGAATGCGCTGGACGAGAACACGGTGGAGGGCTGGGAGACGCGGATCCGCCAGTGGACAGACCAGTACGAGGAGGCCCTGGCCAACCAGTACAGCGCCGACGTGCAgacgctgctgcagctggccaaGCCCAGCTCGCCCGCCCCCTCACCCGACACCATCAATCGCACCGAGCtggcctgcaacaacaccgtGCTCAGCTCCCAGATGCAG TTGCAGGTGGGCCGAGTGACGCGTGTACAGAAGCATCGGAAGATTCTACGGGCGGCACGGGACCTTGAGCCGGACACGCTAATCATCGAGTACCGTGGCAAGGTCATGCTGAAGCAGCAGTTCGAGGTCAACGGGCATTTCTTCAAAAA GCCCTACCCATTTGTCCTGTTCTACTCCAAGTTCAATGATGTAGAGATGTGTGTGGACGCCCGCACCTTTGGGAACGACGCCCGCTTCATCAGGAGGTCCTGCACCCCCAACGCTGAG gtACGGCACATGATCTCAGAAGGGATGATCCACCTCTGCATCTATGCCGTCTCTCAGATCACCAAGGACTCCGAAGTCACCATTGGCTTCGATTACGAGTTCAACAGCTG TAATTACAAGGTGGACTGTGCATGCCACAGGGGCAACCAGAACTGCCCGGTGCAGAAGCACAACCTGAGCCCGATGGACAGCCTGCCGTCGCAGCCGGCGTCCGGTCCAGCGCTGCCCGTCCTCCCCGGTGCCGAGACCCGCCGGAGACGAGCCCGGCGGAGAGAGCTGGAGGGGGGAGGAGCCCCCACGGCCGGCTCTGACGACAGCAACCAGCAGCCCAATGGAGACGCGCAGGACCGGGAGCATGGAGCCAGCgatgcagag GATGGCCTGCTGGACGGAATGAAGcaggaagaaggagaagagggcGAACTGGACGACAACGGAGTCCTCATATCAAGCAGACGG TCCCGGGAGGACCGCGCTGCACTTGAGACCATGGAGAGGCGGAGGCGGCGTGTGGTCCAGGGGGCCGCCGATGAGCCCAAGCAGGAGCCCGGCGCcccagaggagggagaggtgaCGGGCCTGTCTCCCGCCGGCCCAAACCCCACGTCCAGCGCGGGAACCTCAGGGGGAGTCAGCACGCGACGCACCTCCTACGCAACG GAGGCCCCGGTAGAGACGGACAGTAAACCCGTGACCGCGGCACCAGCCACCCCCAAGCCCCCTCCGGCACGTTCCTCCAAGCCGCGGCCCAAGAGCCGCATCTCGCGCTACCGCTCCGGCTCGGCCCAGCGGGCGCGGCGCCAACGCCAGGCACTGGCACAGCAGGCGGCGGAGGGCGCCGGAGGGGAGGACGGAGCGCCCGGGGCCTCTCAGGGCGACCTGGGCCAGGGCGAGGGGGCGCTCGGCGCAGGACAGGCGCAGGACGGTGATGGCTACGGGGGAGCGGGCTCCGGAGCCCTGGGCAACAAGGCCAACCTGCGCTACCCCAAAACAAAGAAG TACCTGGTGACCGAGTGGCTCAACGACAAGATCCCGGAGCGGGCGGAGCCGGAGGCGGAGCGTCCGCTGCGCATCACGACAGACCCGACGGTGCTGGCCACCACGCTGAACATGCTGCCGGGCCTTAGCCACGCCTCGCTCATCTGCACCGCCCCCAAGCACTATGTGCGCTTCGGCTCGCCCTTCACCCCCGAGCGCCGACGCAGGCCCCTGGCCGTCGACGCCTCCTACGGCTCCTGCaaaaag AGGTGGATAAAGCAGGCCCTGGACGAGAGCAAGTCCTCCTTGTCCCCGGAGGATAGCGGCGTCTCCAGCTCTTCAAACCAAAGTAACGGCAGCTCCTACCACCCTTTTAAAGCCG AGTTGAGTGCGCCCTTCAAGAAACGAAAGTCCAAGCATGCGCACGAGATGTTGAGTTCGCCCCCCGACAGCAGTGCGTCCGGCAGTGACCTGTTGCTGCGGCCGCTGTCGCCCATTACGCCACCGCCACCCTCGGACCCTGGGCACTCGCTGCGGCCAGCCCTCAGCACATCCTGCGCCCTGTACCTGGGTGCCGAGGACGAGCAGCAGAACGGCGCCACCATGCCCTACTCGCCCCTCACCTCGCTGCCCACCAGCCGCTGCAACACGCCGCTGCAGTTTGAG AACATCTCATCCCCAGAGGCTTCCCCAGTACACCGGCCAGAATCTCTGTCTCCAgag CCTTGCCTGCGGTCGGACTTTGACTCCATTCGCAACGCTACCTTTCCTGACCTTTCCATGACCTCCAGCTTGGACAGTCCTGTCCCGGTGCCCGAGGACTTCCCCGCCGTCTCCCCCTCACCCCTTAGTCTCTCCGGTGGAGGGACCCCCCTCACCCCGGTGTCCACGTCCGCCCCAGGCGACTCCTCAACGGGCACGCGGTCGGGCGAGTCCCAGGCTCGAGAGCAGGCATTCAGGACAGAGTTCAATCTCATCTACGCGTGCTCTCCCCTCAACGCCAATCTAGGGGAGGGCCTTGGCCCCCGCGGCCCCCTGACGGACAGGCGGCACTCCCAGTCGGAGGGCAGCTTCTCACCTGCGGAGTCCTACTTCGGCGCCGTGAGTGGCCAGGGGCTACTCTCGGAGACGGGGGCCGGGTCACTCTCACCCTATCCAGAGCCACATTACGGGGGCGGGTACCCAGACAGTGGCACCCCCCCTCACCCCAGCAACCCTCCCCAAAAGAAGAAG gTGTCGCTGCTGGAGTACCGCAAGCGGAAACAGGGAACCCGGGACACCGAGTCCGTCGGCTCCATGGGGACCCCCACGCGTCCCAGCTCGCTGTGCCCCAGCACGGAGTCCCCTGGTGGGCCACGCTCGTTGCTGCAGCCCCCCACTTCCCCGCACAGCTCCTTCTCCTCGCCTGCACACCAGGCCTTCCCCCAGATAGAGGAGGTCAGCCCCCCGGACCTCAGCTCCAGCTCCGGCTCCAGTGCGGGCTCAGGCCCTCGGCCACAGGAAGGCATCTCCtg GATCGTGCCCACGACAGTGGAGCGCCTGAGGGAGGGCCAGGGCGTGCTGGAGAGGGTGCTCCGGGGCAACCTCAAAATGGAGCGAGCCCTCAAGAGGACTGACCCCGGTGACCATGGAAACAGCAGAGACAAAGACGCAG ACTCTGTGGAGACAGACCGGTATGACCTCACCACAGCATCACCCCTGAGAAGCCCGCACCCTTACAGCCCGTCTGTCTACCAGCAccag CCTCACCTGTCGGAGCCCCATGTGACCTCGGACAGCTCGGCCTCTCCGTTCCGCTCCTCGTACAGCCCCTCGCCGTCATACCCGCGGCCGCTCGCCCAGGACCACGCCCCGCAGCCAACCCAGAGCACCCCTCCCACCTccgcctcttcctcctcgtcctcctcatcctccatcTCGTCGCTGGACTCGTCCGTGAGCGGCACCTCCAGGCCTGTGGGTGGCGCTGTCCAGGATGCCTCATACCCCAGCAGCAGCCACCTGAAGGCCAGCCTGTTGAACAGCGGCCTGTTGTCAGCCTCGTCCAGCCCCCCGGTCCCTAGGAGCCAGTCCCACTCCAAAACAGACATCAGTGTCGGTGGTGCTGGTTGTGGTGGTAGTGGCCTACTCACCGGGGGCGCGGCGTCCCACGCCTCCAGACTTGCCCAGCAGGGCTCGGGTTCGGGCCGCGGCATTCAGGCAAACTCTCGGCTCTTGTCTGCCCCCAGCTCCCAGCACTACCCACCGCGAGGAGCGCCACTCAACCAGTTCCAGCACCCTCCCCTTCAGGGGTCAGGGGTACGGACACAGACAGGGAGCTACTAG
- the setd5 gene encoding histone-lysine N-methyltransferase SETD5 isoform X4, whose protein sequence is MSIAIALGVTTPETPYADMAAGSDPESVEASPAVNQKSYSNHSCGNVQNHGYRGLPYAMQQSSVVCCQDHNYGAPPPPTPPASPLSQTIIPRLELNGVARGRYQSPHAHAHSHAHPRPDQEHSADSETSSEEEEEEGSVPSAWCHCSLTQDGFLIKCESCRGLERRKALDGQRRKAENVSGGESSGTESGDEEVSPSTVSYTATQHTPTSITLTVNRVKRSKAKKRKKSTDKSRTTPKAKKIKAFREGSRKSMRMKNSTTEANALDENTVEGWETRIRQWTDQYEEALANQYSADVQTLLQLAKPSSPAPSPDTINRTELACNNTVLSSQMQLQVGRVTRVQKHRKILRAARDLEPDTLIIEYRGKVMLKQQFEVNGHFFKKPYPFVLFYSKFNDVEMCVDARTFGNDARFIRRSCTPNAEVRHMISEGMIHLCIYAVSQITKDSEVTIGFDYEFNSCNYKVDCACHRGNQNCPVQKHNLSPMDSLPSQPASGPALPVLPGAETRRRRARRRELEGGGAPTAGSDDSNQQPNGDAQDREHGASDAEDGLLDGMKQEEGEEGELDDNGVLISSRRSREDRAALETMERRRRRVVQGAADEPKQEPGAPEEGEVTGLSPAGPNPTSSAGTSGGVSTRRTSYATEAPVETDSKPVTAAPATPKPPPARSSKPRPKSRISRYRSGSAQRARRQRQALAQQAAEGAGGEDGAPGASQGDLGQGEGALGAGQAQDGDGYGGAGSGALGNKANLRYPKTKKYLVTEWLNDKIPERAEPEAERPLRITTDPTVLATTLNMLPGLSHASLICTAPKHYVRFGSPFTPERRRRPLAVDASYGSCKKRWIKQALDESKSSLSPEDSGVSSSSNQKLSAPFKKRKSKHAHEMLSSPPDSSASGSDLLLRPLSPITPPPPSDPGHSLRPALSTSCALYLGAEDEQQNGATMPYSPLTSLPTSRCNTPLQFENISSPEASPVHRPESLSPEPCLRSDFDSIRNATFPDLSMTSSLDSPVPVPEDFPAVSPSPLSLSGGGTPLTPVSTSAPGDSSTGTRSGESQAREQAFRTEFNLIYACSPLNANLGEGLGPRGPLTDRRHSQSEGSFSPAESYFGAVSGQGLLSETGAGSLSPYPEPHYGGGYPDSGTPPHPSNPPQKKKRGNVITVSQLPGCQPGYQALAVRGHCKPMQNMVSLLEYRKRKQGTRDTESVGSMGTPTRPSSLCPSTESPGGPRSLLQPPTSPHSSFSSPAHQAFPQIEEVSPPDLSSSSGSSAGSGPRPQEGISWIVPTTVERLREGQGVLERVLRGNLKMERALKRTDPGDHGNSRDKDADSVETDRYDLTTASPLRSPHPYSPSVYQHQPHLSEPHVTSDSSASPFRSSYSPSPSYPRPLAQDHAPQPTQSTPPTSASSSSSSSSSISSLDSSVSGTSRPVGGAVQDASYPSSSHLKASLLNSGLLSASSSPPVPRSQSHSKTDISVGGAGCGGSGLLTGGAASHASRLAQQGSGSGRGIQANSRLLSAPSSQHYPPRGAPLNQFQHPPLQGSGVRTQTGSY, encoded by the exons cccTGAGTCAGTTGAAGCGAGCCCTGCAGTGAACCAAAAGAGTTACTCCAACCACAGCTGTGGCAACGTTCAGAACCATGGCTACCGCGGACTGCCCTATGCT ATGCAACAGTCTTCCGTTGTGTGTTGTCAGGATCACAACTACGGAgccccaccccctcccacccctcccGCCTCCCCACTCTCCCAGACCATCATCCCGCGGCTGGAGCTCAATGGTGTGGCTCGCGGCCGCTACCAGTCCCCTCACGCCCACGCCCACTCCCACGCCCACCCCCGACCTGACCAGGAGCACTCGGCCGACAGCGAGACCTCgtccgaggaggaggaggaggaaggtagCGTGCCCAGCGCCTGGTGCCACTGCAGCCTGACGCAAGATGGCTTCCTCATCAAGTGCGAGAGCTGCAG GGGTCTAGAGAGGAGGAAAGCATTAGACGGACAGCGCAGGAAAGCAGAGAATGTGTCCG gtggggagAGTAGTGGCACGGAGAGTGGGGACGAGGAAGTGTCGCCCTCCACGGTGTCGTACACGGCCACTCAGCACACACCCACCAGCATCACGCTCACGGTCAACCGCGTCAAGCGAAGCAAGgccaagaagaggaagaagagcacGGACAAGAGCCGCACCACACCCAAAGCCAAGAAGATTAAG GCTTTCAGAGAGGGTTCCAGAAAATCCATGAGGATGAAG AACTCCACGACGGAGGCGAATGCGCTGGACGAGAACACGGTGGAGGGCTGGGAGACGCGGATCCGCCAGTGGACAGACCAGTACGAGGAGGCCCTGGCCAACCAGTACAGCGCCGACGTGCAgacgctgctgcagctggccaaGCCCAGCTCGCCCGCCCCCTCACCCGACACCATCAATCGCACCGAGCtggcctgcaacaacaccgtGCTCAGCTCCCAGATGCAG TTGCAGGTGGGCCGAGTGACGCGTGTACAGAAGCATCGGAAGATTCTACGGGCGGCACGGGACCTTGAGCCGGACACGCTAATCATCGAGTACCGTGGCAAGGTCATGCTGAAGCAGCAGTTCGAGGTCAACGGGCATTTCTTCAAAAA GCCCTACCCATTTGTCCTGTTCTACTCCAAGTTCAATGATGTAGAGATGTGTGTGGACGCCCGCACCTTTGGGAACGACGCCCGCTTCATCAGGAGGTCCTGCACCCCCAACGCTGAG gtACGGCACATGATCTCAGAAGGGATGATCCACCTCTGCATCTATGCCGTCTCTCAGATCACCAAGGACTCCGAAGTCACCATTGGCTTCGATTACGAGTTCAACAGCTG TAATTACAAGGTGGACTGTGCATGCCACAGGGGCAACCAGAACTGCCCGGTGCAGAAGCACAACCTGAGCCCGATGGACAGCCTGCCGTCGCAGCCGGCGTCCGGTCCAGCGCTGCCCGTCCTCCCCGGTGCCGAGACCCGCCGGAGACGAGCCCGGCGGAGAGAGCTGGAGGGGGGAGGAGCCCCCACGGCCGGCTCTGACGACAGCAACCAGCAGCCCAATGGAGACGCGCAGGACCGGGAGCATGGAGCCAGCgatgcagag GATGGCCTGCTGGACGGAATGAAGcaggaagaaggagaagagggcGAACTGGACGACAACGGAGTCCTCATATCAAGCAGACGG TCCCGGGAGGACCGCGCTGCACTTGAGACCATGGAGAGGCGGAGGCGGCGTGTGGTCCAGGGGGCCGCCGATGAGCCCAAGCAGGAGCCCGGCGCcccagaggagggagaggtgaCGGGCCTGTCTCCCGCCGGCCCAAACCCCACGTCCAGCGCGGGAACCTCAGGGGGAGTCAGCACGCGACGCACCTCCTACGCAACG GAGGCCCCGGTAGAGACGGACAGTAAACCCGTGACCGCGGCACCAGCCACCCCCAAGCCCCCTCCGGCACGTTCCTCCAAGCCGCGGCCCAAGAGCCGCATCTCGCGCTACCGCTCCGGCTCGGCCCAGCGGGCGCGGCGCCAACGCCAGGCACTGGCACAGCAGGCGGCGGAGGGCGCCGGAGGGGAGGACGGAGCGCCCGGGGCCTCTCAGGGCGACCTGGGCCAGGGCGAGGGGGCGCTCGGCGCAGGACAGGCGCAGGACGGTGATGGCTACGGGGGAGCGGGCTCCGGAGCCCTGGGCAACAAGGCCAACCTGCGCTACCCCAAAACAAAGAAG TACCTGGTGACCGAGTGGCTCAACGACAAGATCCCGGAGCGGGCGGAGCCGGAGGCGGAGCGTCCGCTGCGCATCACGACAGACCCGACGGTGCTGGCCACCACGCTGAACATGCTGCCGGGCCTTAGCCACGCCTCGCTCATCTGCACCGCCCCCAAGCACTATGTGCGCTTCGGCTCGCCCTTCACCCCCGAGCGCCGACGCAGGCCCCTGGCCGTCGACGCCTCCTACGGCTCCTGCaaaaag AGGTGGATAAAGCAGGCCCTGGACGAGAGCAAGTCCTCCTTGTCCCCGGAGGATAGCGGCGTCTCCAGCTCTTCAAACCAAA AGTTGAGTGCGCCCTTCAAGAAACGAAAGTCCAAGCATGCGCACGAGATGTTGAGTTCGCCCCCCGACAGCAGTGCGTCCGGCAGTGACCTGTTGCTGCGGCCGCTGTCGCCCATTACGCCACCGCCACCCTCGGACCCTGGGCACTCGCTGCGGCCAGCCCTCAGCACATCCTGCGCCCTGTACCTGGGTGCCGAGGACGAGCAGCAGAACGGCGCCACCATGCCCTACTCGCCCCTCACCTCGCTGCCCACCAGCCGCTGCAACACGCCGCTGCAGTTTGAG AACATCTCATCCCCAGAGGCTTCCCCAGTACACCGGCCAGAATCTCTGTCTCCAgag CCTTGCCTGCGGTCGGACTTTGACTCCATTCGCAACGCTACCTTTCCTGACCTTTCCATGACCTCCAGCTTGGACAGTCCTGTCCCGGTGCCCGAGGACTTCCCCGCCGTCTCCCCCTCACCCCTTAGTCTCTCCGGTGGAGGGACCCCCCTCACCCCGGTGTCCACGTCCGCCCCAGGCGACTCCTCAACGGGCACGCGGTCGGGCGAGTCCCAGGCTCGAGAGCAGGCATTCAGGACAGAGTTCAATCTCATCTACGCGTGCTCTCCCCTCAACGCCAATCTAGGGGAGGGCCTTGGCCCCCGCGGCCCCCTGACGGACAGGCGGCACTCCCAGTCGGAGGGCAGCTTCTCACCTGCGGAGTCCTACTTCGGCGCCGTGAGTGGCCAGGGGCTACTCTCGGAGACGGGGGCCGGGTCACTCTCACCCTATCCAGAGCCACATTACGGGGGCGGGTACCCAGACAGTGGCACCCCCCCTCACCCCAGCAACCCTCCCCAAAAGAAGAAG AGGGGGAACGTGATCACCGTTAGTCAGCTGCCAGGCTGTCAGCCTGGTTACCAGGCCCTAGCTGTAAGAGGCCATTGCAAGCCTATGCAGAACATG gTGTCGCTGCTGGAGTACCGCAAGCGGAAACAGGGAACCCGGGACACCGAGTCCGTCGGCTCCATGGGGACCCCCACGCGTCCCAGCTCGCTGTGCCCCAGCACGGAGTCCCCTGGTGGGCCACGCTCGTTGCTGCAGCCCCCCACTTCCCCGCACAGCTCCTTCTCCTCGCCTGCACACCAGGCCTTCCCCCAGATAGAGGAGGTCAGCCCCCCGGACCTCAGCTCCAGCTCCGGCTCCAGTGCGGGCTCAGGCCCTCGGCCACAGGAAGGCATCTCCtg GATCGTGCCCACGACAGTGGAGCGCCTGAGGGAGGGCCAGGGCGTGCTGGAGAGGGTGCTCCGGGGCAACCTCAAAATGGAGCGAGCCCTCAAGAGGACTGACCCCGGTGACCATGGAAACAGCAGAGACAAAGACGCAG ACTCTGTGGAGACAGACCGGTATGACCTCACCACAGCATCACCCCTGAGAAGCCCGCACCCTTACAGCCCGTCTGTCTACCAGCAccag CCTCACCTGTCGGAGCCCCATGTGACCTCGGACAGCTCGGCCTCTCCGTTCCGCTCCTCGTACAGCCCCTCGCCGTCATACCCGCGGCCGCTCGCCCAGGACCACGCCCCGCAGCCAACCCAGAGCACCCCTCCCACCTccgcctcttcctcctcgtcctcctcatcctccatcTCGTCGCTGGACTCGTCCGTGAGCGGCACCTCCAGGCCTGTGGGTGGCGCTGTCCAGGATGCCTCATACCCCAGCAGCAGCCACCTGAAGGCCAGCCTGTTGAACAGCGGCCTGTTGTCAGCCTCGTCCAGCCCCCCGGTCCCTAGGAGCCAGTCCCACTCCAAAACAGACATCAGTGTCGGTGGTGCTGGTTGTGGTGGTAGTGGCCTACTCACCGGGGGCGCGGCGTCCCACGCCTCCAGACTTGCCCAGCAGGGCTCGGGTTCGGGCCGCGGCATTCAGGCAAACTCTCGGCTCTTGTCTGCCCCCAGCTCCCAGCACTACCCACCGCGAGGAGCGCCACTCAACCAGTTCCAGCACCCTCCCCTTCAGGGGTCAGGGGTACGGACACAGACAGGGAGCTACTAG